A genomic stretch from Engraulis encrasicolus isolate BLACKSEA-1 chromosome 12, IST_EnEncr_1.0, whole genome shotgun sequence includes:
- the LOC134460266 gene encoding annetocin receptor, which yields MDAEEWIESFSRGTMCLLGIVGNNWLAFSSLPRSRSQLKTNDALFINLAVSNLITNYLVDLPDTMADFNGGWFMGLPYCRVFRFCADLSETSSIFSTLFISVFWYQKLVGSLKRGGAPVRLDNLRLVAALLAGSWTVAIAFSIPHLIFVEVGTGEEGDDEVDCLDAFPSPATHQVYEILYLSLANAVPIAGIVFASIQIVVTLMRNQQRIRGTGEPPPAPASLPDKPQGGAADTTPPAGQPPQQGSSAPTGASGEAVQQQQPQLQAAAKAVVAQAKAGPSAGGQVRAAKSVVAVASVFLVCWLTHLLLRITSNVQASEVVVEVASYIAASYTCIIPYIFLHGVKKLNCHCCCLR from the coding sequence ATGGATGCGGAGGAGTGGATCGAGTCCTTCTCCAGGGGCACCATGTGCTTACTGGGCATCGTGGGCAACAACTGGCTGGCCTTCAGCTCGCTGCCACGCTCCAGGTCCCAGCTGAAGACCAACGATGCCCTGTTCATCAACCTGGCCGTGTCCAACCTCATCACCAACTACCTGGTGGACCTGCCCGACACCATGGCCGACTTCAACGGCGGCTGGTTCATGGGCCTGCCGTACTGCCGCGTCTTCCGCTTCTGCGCCGACCTGTCGGAGACCAGCAGCATCTTCTCCACGCTCTTCATCAGCGTCTTCTGGTACCAGAAGCTGGTGGGGTCGTTAAAACGCGGCGGCGCTCCGGTCCGTCTGGACAACCTGCGGCTGGTGGCCGCGCTCCTGGCAGGCAGCTGGACCGTGGCCATCGCCTTCAGCATCCCACACCTCATCTTCGTCGAGGTGGGGACGGGGGAGGAGGGGGACGACGAGGTGGATTGCCTGGACGCCTTCCCGTCGCCCGCCACCCACCAGGTCTACGAGATCCTGTACCTGAGTTTGGCCAATGCCGTGCCCATCGCTGGCATCGTCTTCGCCAGCATCCAGATCGTGGTGACGCTCATGAGGAACCAGCAGCGCATCAGGGGGACAGGTGAGCCACCGCCGGCGCCGGCGTCGCTGCCGGACAAACCTCAAGGGGGCGCCGCAGATACAACTCCTCCAGCAGGACAACCACCACAGCAAGGCTCCAGTGCTCCAACAGGTGCATCAGGGGAAGctgtccagcagcagcagcctcagctTCAGGCAGCAGCCAAAGCAGTAGTGGCGCAGGCGAAGGCCGGTCCCAGCGCTGGAGGTCAGGTGCGGGCTGCCAAGAGCGTGGTGGCGGTGGCCTCGGTCTTCCTGGTGTGCTGGCTGACCCATCTGCTCCTGCGCATCACCAGCAACGTACAGGCCTCTgaggtggtggtagaggtggccAGCTACATCGCGGCGTCCTACACCTGCATCATCCCCTACATCTTCCTGCACGGAGTGAAGAAACTCaactgccactgctgctgtctaCGGTGA